The following proteins come from a genomic window of Nicotiana tomentosiformis chromosome 12, ASM39032v3, whole genome shotgun sequence:
- the LOC138902296 gene encoding uncharacterized protein has translation MTDFEIILGMEWLSPYHPILDYHSKTITLAIPEFHRLEWKGSFVSASNWVISFMKAQHMIEKGCMAYLAFVRDTTVVTSTIDSVPAVWECSEVFPSELLCMPPDRDIDFCIDLAPDSQPISIPSYRMAPKELKELKEELDELLAKGFVRPSVSTWGEPLLFVKKKDETMRMCIDYR, from the coding sequence atgaccgactttgaaatcatcttgggcatggaatggttatctccatatcatccCATCCTAGATTACCAttccaagactattaccttggctattccagaatttcataggttggagtggaagggctCGTTTGTAAGTGCATCTaattgggttatttcttttatgaaagcTCAACACATGATTGAGAAGGGTTGTatggcttatctagcctttgttAGGGATACTACTGTGGTGACttcgactattgattcagtgcctgcaGTTTGGGAGTGCTCTGAAGTATTTCCTTCAGAACTTCTAtgcatgccacctgatcgtgatattgatttttgtattgatttggctccggataGCCAGCCTATATCAATCCcatcgtatcgcatggctccaaaagaattgaaggagttgaaagaagaACTTGATGAGTTACTAgcaaaagggttcgtcagaccgagtgtatcgacTTGGGGTGAACcgttattatttgtgaagaagaaggatgaaacaatgagaatgtgtattgattatcgttaa